The Arachis hypogaea cultivar Tifrunner chromosome 19, arahy.Tifrunner.gnm2.J5K5, whole genome shotgun sequence genome has a window encoding:
- the LOC112778990 gene encoding lectin, protein MGVSFNLHKFDPKHSKEIQFQGDATITDHHIIRLTNLDDDGNPLGNRVGRVLFSDPVHLYDHSGLRAGFETTFVFRISKPYNTEYTPGPGDGLAFFLASADTEIPPESSGKFLGLFNDASDRIVAVEFDTFSNSDIGDPNYPHIGVDVNSIRSSKVCYWNFLDAVITTAKITYNSAHKKLTVHVSTYLHSQPDTLTYDVDLSTKLPEKVKIGISASTGQFSQTTEILSWIFKSN, encoded by the coding sequence ATGGGTGTCTCATTTAACTTGCACAAATTTGACCCTAAGCACTCCAAGGAGATCCAATTCCAAGGAGACGCAACCATTACCGATCACCATATCATTCGACTCACCAATCTGGACGACGATGGCAACCCACTGGGAAACAGAGTTGGCCGAGTCTTATTCTCCGACCCTGTGCACCTCTACGACCACAGTGGCCTCCGAGCAGGATTTGAAACCACCTTCGTCTTTCGCATCTCAAAACCCTATAACACTGAATATACACCTGGACCTGGTGATGGTCTTGCCTTCTTCCTTGCTAGTGCTGACACTGAAATTCCTCCTGAATCTTCTGGAAAGTTTCTCGGCCTCTTTAATGATGCATCTGACAGAATTGTTGCTGTTGAATTCGATACTTTTTCCAACTCCGATATTGGGGATCCCAATTATCCGCACATCGGAGTTGATGTTAACTCTATCAGGTCATCAAAAGTTTGTTACTGGAATTTTCTTGATGCAGTGATAACTACTGCAAAGATAACATATAACTCTGCTCATAAGAAGTTAACTGTCCATGTCTCTACATATCTCCACAGCCAGCCCGACACTCTTACTTATGATGTCGATTTGAGCACTAAGCTGCCTGAAAAGGTTAAGATTGGAATATCTGCTTCCACTGGACAATTCTCGCAGACTACTGAGATTCTGTCTTGGATCTTCAAGTCTAACTGA